One Kineococcus aurantiacus genomic window carries:
- a CDS encoding pyridoxal-phosphate dependent enzyme, translated as MSSPGRDWVHRAVRIVEADANRSADTHLRVFDLPPDWGVQLYLKDESVHPTGSLKHRLARSLFLFGLSNGDITPGTTLVEASSGSTAVSEAYFARLLGLEFVAVVPAQTSAAKLDLITRQGGRLHLVADPGEVYAAAEALGAQDGWFYLDQFANASTVTDWRGNNNIACSIFEQLALEPHPEPEWIVVGAGTGGTSATIGRYCRYSRRPTRLAVADPEGSVFEEAWRTGSRAVTGPGSRVEGIGRPRVEPSFVPTVIDEVFTVPDAESVAAMRILFERTGIRAGASTGTNLSVALRLVDRMRREGRPGSVVTLICDDGNRYLDTYYADDWVRARGIDVDAGRAAVEPFFP; from the coding sequence GTGAGTTCCCCCGGACGCGACTGGGTGCACCGCGCGGTGCGCATCGTGGAGGCCGACGCCAACCGCAGCGCCGACACCCACCTGCGGGTGTTCGACCTGCCCCCGGACTGGGGCGTGCAGCTGTACCTCAAGGACGAGTCGGTGCACCCGACGGGCTCGCTCAAGCACCGGCTCGCCCGGTCCCTGTTCCTGTTCGGCCTGAGCAACGGCGACATCACCCCGGGCACGACGCTGGTGGAGGCCTCCAGCGGGTCCACCGCGGTCTCGGAGGCGTACTTCGCGCGGTTGCTCGGCCTGGAGTTCGTGGCGGTCGTCCCGGCGCAGACCTCGGCGGCCAAGCTCGACCTCATCACCCGCCAGGGCGGGCGCCTGCACCTCGTCGCCGACCCCGGCGAGGTGTACGCCGCGGCGGAGGCGCTGGGGGCGCAGGACGGCTGGTTCTACCTCGACCAGTTCGCGAACGCCTCGACCGTGACCGACTGGCGCGGGAACAACAACATCGCCTGCTCGATCTTCGAGCAGCTCGCCCTCGAACCCCACCCCGAACCGGAGTGGATCGTCGTGGGCGCCGGGACGGGCGGGACGAGCGCCACCATCGGACGGTACTGCCGGTACTCCCGGCGGCCCACGCGGCTGGCCGTCGCCGACCCCGAGGGGTCGGTTTTCGAGGAGGCGTGGCGGACCGGCTCGCGCGCCGTGACGGGCCCGGGCTCGCGCGTCGAGGGCATCGGCCGGCCCCGCGTCGAACCGTCGTTCGTGCCCACGGTCATCGACGAGGTCTTCACCGTCCCGGACGCCGAGTCCGTCGCCGCGATGCGGATCCTGTTCGAGCGCACCGGGATCCGCGCGGGAGCCTCGACGGGGACCAACCTGTCGGTGGCGCTGCGCCTGGTCGACCGCATGCGGCGCGAGGGCCGGCCGGGGTCCGTCGTGACGCTGATCTGCGACGACGGGAACCGCTACCTGGACACCTACTACGCCGACGACTGGGTCCGCGCCAGGGGCATCGACGTGGACGCGGGCCGGGCCGCGGTGGAACCCTTCTTCCCGTGA
- a CDS encoding glutamine synthetase family protein gives MDRQQEFVLRTLEERDIRFVRLWFTDVIGTLKSVAIAPAELEGAFGEGIGFDGSAIEGLSRVSESDMLLQPEPSTFQVLPWRTTDEHQGTARIFCDILTPDGQPARSDPRFVLKRALDKAAQAGYTFYTHPEIEFYLFKGPLERGATPEPVDYVGYFDNHPGSTTTDFRRTAISTLESMGISVEFSHHEGGPGQNEIDLRYADALTTADNIMTFRTVLKEVARDQGVYASFMPKPLAGEPGSGMHTHLSLFDGDANAFYEAGAEYQLSRTGRRFIAGVLRHAAEITAVTNQFVNSYKRLWAGGEAPSYICWGHNNRSALVRVPMYKPSKGQSVRVEYRALDSAANPYLAFALLLSAGLKGIEEGYELPDGAEDDVWSLTDAERRSMGIEPLPQSLEHAISVMERSELVAETLGEGVFDYFLRNKRQEWADYRSQVTPFELQRYLPLL, from the coding sequence ATGGACCGCCAGCAGGAGTTCGTGCTGCGGACGCTGGAGGAGCGGGACATCCGCTTCGTCCGGCTCTGGTTCACCGACGTCATCGGGACGCTGAAGTCGGTGGCGATCGCCCCGGCCGAGCTCGAGGGCGCCTTCGGCGAGGGCATCGGCTTCGACGGGTCGGCCATCGAGGGCCTGAGCCGCGTCTCGGAGTCGGACATGCTGCTGCAGCCCGAGCCGTCCACCTTCCAGGTGCTGCCGTGGCGCACCACCGACGAGCACCAGGGCACCGCCCGCATCTTCTGCGACATCCTCACCCCGGACGGGCAGCCGGCGCGCTCGGACCCGCGCTTCGTCCTCAAGCGCGCCCTCGACAAGGCCGCCCAGGCGGGCTACACGTTCTACACGCACCCCGAGATCGAGTTCTACCTCTTCAAGGGGCCGCTGGAGCGCGGGGCGACGCCCGAGCCGGTGGACTACGTCGGCTACTTCGACAACCACCCCGGCAGCACCACCACCGACTTCCGCCGCACGGCCATCTCGACGCTGGAGAGCATGGGCATCTCGGTGGAGTTCAGCCACCACGAGGGCGGCCCGGGCCAGAACGAGATCGACCTGCGGTACGCCGACGCGCTGACGACCGCGGACAACATCATGACGTTCCGGACGGTCCTCAAGGAGGTCGCCCGCGACCAGGGCGTGTACGCCAGCTTCATGCCCAAACCGCTGGCGGGCGAACCGGGTTCGGGCATGCACACCCACCTGTCGCTGTTCGACGGCGACGCCAACGCCTTCTACGAGGCGGGCGCGGAGTACCAGCTGTCCCGCACCGGCCGGCGGTTCATCGCCGGCGTCCTGCGGCACGCCGCCGAGATCACCGCCGTGACGAACCAGTTCGTCAACTCCTACAAGCGGTTGTGGGCCGGCGGGGAGGCCCCCAGCTACATCTGCTGGGGCCACAACAACCGCTCCGCCCTCGTGCGCGTCCCGATGTACAAACCCTCCAAGGGGCAGTCGGTCCGCGTGGAGTACCGGGCCCTGGACTCCGCCGCCAACCCCTACCTGGCGTTCGCGCTGCTGCTGAGCGCGGGCCTGAAGGGCATCGAGGAGGGCTACGAGCTGCCCGACGGCGCCGAGGACGACGTCTGGTCCCTCACCGACGCCGAGCGCCGCTCCATGGGCATCGAACCGCTGCCGCAGAGCCTGGAGCACGCCATCTCGGTCATGGAGCGCTCCGAGCTGGTCGCCGAGACCCTCGGCGAGGGCGTCTTCGACTACTTCCTGCGCAACAAGCGCCAGGAGTGGGCCGACTACCGCTCCCAGGTGACGCCGTTCGAGCTGCAGCGGTACCTGCCCCTGCTGTGA
- a CDS encoding bifunctional [glutamine synthetase] adenylyltransferase/[glutamine synthetase]-adenylyl-L-tyrosine phosphorylase produces the protein MSTQGRRSSAAAQLVRAGFADPDRALRLLRDPVLADVVHVEGDQELTDGAGDLVRALGRTADPDQALLGLVRWVEALTAGRGPADPPDECVAAALGLVRGGDGPAGGTPARLLGVLGGSLALTDHLVRHPRQWTVLASATPPDPGELRTELLTAVGADPTDPVPVAGGGTGSGPDPVDALRVAYRRRLVGLAGRDLASPDPLAVLHLTSAELADLAAAALDAALAIARSELPGHDPATGPGSWRACRLAVLGMGKTGGRELNYLSDVDVVYVAEPAPGAAEDDALAVGAKLAAALQRICSAPTGEGALWEVDAALRPEGKAGPLVRTLASHLGYYRRWAKTWEFQALLKARPVAGDLALGWEYLTAIAPLVWSASEREGFVGEVQAMRRRVESLIPSKEADRQLKLGAGGLRDVEFSIQLLQMVHGRSDERLRRSANTLEALEALAAYGYVGRSDAGELDRDYRLLRSLEHRIQVHRLRRTHVLPTAEADLRRLGRSLGLRPDPVQGLEDVWRGTRRDVRRLHEKLFYRPLLTAVAKLPAADARIDAQLSAEAARERLAALGYRDPAGALRHLEALTGGVSRRASIQRTLLPVMLAWFADGADPDAGLLAFRRVSEALAGTQWFLTMLRDAGAAAERLAYVLSAARMPTELLLRSPEAVSVFADDDRLAPEDVGEVLADAEAAAGRREELGAAVLAARGVRRREQFRTVVADLVGVRDLAGVGRALADADQAVLDVTLRRTVADLERRRGGPLPTRLLVVGMGRLGAGETGYGSDADVLFVHDPLPGADETAAQRAATEVVAELRRQLAAAGPEPALEVDADLRPEGRNGPLVRSLDSYRAYYQRWSLSWEAQALLRARPVAGDADLGERFLALVDPLRWPAGGLSDADVREVRRIKARVEAERLPRGADPARHLKLGRGAISDVEWTAQLLQLQHAAEHEGLRSLSTPGALRAASAAGLVAAEDAETLLTAWDLASRARNAVALWRGKTGDSLPTQARDLDGVARMFGFEPGSSREFEELYLRTTRRCRAVVERVFYGRTGS, from the coding sequence GTGAGCACCCAGGGCCGACGCTCCTCCGCCGCCGCGCAACTGGTCCGGGCGGGGTTCGCCGACCCCGACCGGGCCCTGCGCCTGCTGCGCGACCCCGTCCTGGCCGACGTCGTGCACGTCGAGGGCGACCAGGAGCTCACCGACGGCGCGGGCGACCTCGTCCGCGCCCTGGGCCGCACCGCCGACCCCGACCAGGCCCTGCTGGGCCTGGTCCGCTGGGTCGAGGCGCTCACCGCCGGCCGGGGCCCCGCCGACCCCCCCGACGAGTGCGTCGCCGCCGCCCTGGGCCTGGTGCGCGGCGGGGACGGCCCGGCCGGGGGCACCCCGGCCCGGCTGCTGGGCGTCCTCGGCGGCTCGCTGGCCCTGACCGACCACCTCGTGCGCCACCCCCGGCAGTGGACGGTCCTGGCCTCGGCGACCCCGCCGGACCCCGGCGAGCTGCGCACCGAGCTGCTCACCGCCGTGGGGGCCGACCCCACCGACCCCGTGCCCGTCGCCGGGGGCGGGACGGGGAGCGGACCGGACCCGGTCGACGCGCTGCGGGTGGCCTACCGCCGCCGCCTCGTGGGCCTCGCCGGCCGCGACCTCGCCAGCCCCGACCCCCTGGCCGTCCTGCACCTGACCTCCGCCGAGCTCGCCGACCTCGCCGCCGCGGCCCTGGACGCCGCCCTGGCGATCGCCCGGTCCGAGCTGCCCGGCCACGACCCGGCCACCGGTCCCGGTTCGTGGCGCGCCTGCCGGCTCGCCGTGCTGGGCATGGGCAAGACCGGCGGTCGGGAGCTGAACTACCTCTCCGACGTCGACGTCGTCTACGTCGCCGAACCCGCCCCCGGCGCCGCCGAGGACGACGCCCTCGCCGTCGGCGCCAAGCTCGCCGCCGCGCTGCAGCGCATCTGCTCGGCCCCCACCGGGGAGGGGGCGCTGTGGGAGGTCGACGCGGCCCTGCGCCCGGAGGGCAAGGCCGGCCCCCTCGTGCGCACCCTGGCCAGCCACCTGGGGTACTACCGCCGGTGGGCCAAGACGTGGGAGTTCCAGGCCCTGCTCAAGGCCCGGCCCGTCGCCGGCGACCTCGCCCTCGGCTGGGAGTACCTGACCGCCATCGCCCCCCTGGTCTGGAGCGCCAGCGAGCGCGAGGGCTTCGTCGGGGAGGTCCAGGCCATGCGCCGCCGCGTGGAGTCCCTCATCCCCTCCAAGGAGGCCGACCGCCAGCTCAAGCTCGGCGCCGGCGGCCTGCGCGACGTCGAGTTCAGCATCCAGCTGCTGCAGATGGTCCACGGCCGCAGCGACGAGCGGCTGCGCCGCAGCGCCAACACCCTCGAAGCCCTCGAGGCGCTCGCGGCCTACGGGTACGTCGGGCGCAGCGACGCCGGTGAGCTCGACCGCGACTACCGGTTGCTGCGCTCCCTGGAGCACCGCATCCAGGTGCACCGGCTGCGCCGCACCCACGTCCTGCCCACGGCCGAGGCCGACCTGCGCCGCCTCGGGCGCTCGCTGGGGCTGCGCCCGGACCCCGTCCAGGGGCTCGAGGACGTCTGGCGCGGCACCCGCCGCGACGTGCGGCGCCTGCACGAGAAGCTGTTCTACCGGCCGCTGCTGACGGCCGTGGCCAAGCTGCCCGCCGCCGACGCCCGCATCGACGCCCAGCTGTCGGCCGAGGCCGCCCGCGAGCGCCTGGCCGCCCTCGGCTACCGCGACCCCGCCGGGGCCCTGCGCCACCTGGAGGCCCTCACCGGCGGCGTCAGCCGGCGCGCGAGCATCCAGCGCACGCTGCTGCCCGTCATGCTCGCCTGGTTCGCCGACGGCGCCGACCCCGACGCCGGCCTGCTGGCGTTCCGCCGCGTCTCCGAGGCGCTCGCCGGCACCCAGTGGTTCCTGACGATGCTGCGCGACGCCGGCGCCGCCGCCGAGCGCCTGGCCTACGTGCTGTCCGCGGCGCGCATGCCCACCGAGCTGCTCCTGCGCTCACCCGAGGCCGTCTCCGTCTTCGCCGACGACGACCGCCTGGCCCCCGAGGACGTCGGGGAGGTCCTCGCCGACGCCGAGGCCGCCGCCGGTCGCCGCGAGGAGCTGGGCGCGGCCGTCCTGGCCGCGCGCGGGGTGCGCCGGCGCGAGCAGTTCCGCACCGTCGTGGCCGACCTCGTGGGCGTGCGGGACCTCGCCGGGGTCGGGCGGGCGCTCGCCGACGCCGACCAGGCGGTCCTCGACGTCACGCTGCGCCGCACCGTGGCCGACCTGGAGCGCCGCCGGGGCGGCCCGCTGCCGACCCGGCTGCTCGTGGTGGGCATGGGCCGGCTGGGGGCGGGGGAGACCGGGTACGGCAGCGACGCGGACGTGCTGTTCGTCCACGACCCGCTGCCGGGTGCCGACGAGACGGCCGCCCAGAGGGCGGCCACCGAGGTCGTGGCCGAGCTGCGCCGGCAGCTGGCGGCCGCCGGCCCCGAACCGGCCCTGGAGGTGGACGCCGACCTGCGGCCCGAGGGCCGCAACGGCCCGCTCGTGCGGTCCCTGGACAGCTACCGCGCGTACTACCAGCGCTGGTCGCTGTCCTGGGAGGCGCAGGCGCTGCTGCGGGCCCGGCCCGTGGCCGGTGACGCCGACCTCGGCGAGCGCTTCCTCGCCCTCGTCGACCCGCTGCGCTGGCCCGCGGGGGGCCTGTCCGACGCCGACGTCCGCGAGGTGCGGCGCATCAAGGCGCGCGTGGAGGCCGAGCGGCTGCCGCGCGGGGCGGACCCGGCCCGCCACCTCAAGCTGGGCCGGGGGGCGATCTCCGACGTCGAGTGGACCGCGCAGCTGCTGCAGCTGCAGCACGCCGCCGAGCACGAGGGGTTGCGGTCGCTGTCGACGCCCGGGGCGCTGCGGGCCGCGTCGGCGGCCGGCCTGGTCGCCGCCGAGGACGCCGAGACCCTCCTGACGGCCTGGGACCTGGCCTCCCGCGCGCGCAACGCCGTCGCGCTGTGGCGCGGCAAGACCGGTGACTCCCTGCCCACCCAGGCCCGGGACCTGGACGGGGTGGCGCGCATGTTCGGCTTCGAACCGGGCAGCTCCCGCGAGTTCGAGGAGCTGTACCTGCGCACCACCCGTCGCTGCCGGGCCGTCGTCGAGCGCGTCTTCTACGGCCGCACGGGGAGCTGA
- a CDS encoding ROK family protein codes for MATTVSVTRRLRDDNALAVLHHVWDLPATADGPEPGVTGTDLIAATGLSRATVHDVCDELITRGWLRELPDERATGTYTKGRPARRYGFEARAGVVVGVDAGEHRIAVRVADLRGRALADTALQVAHDPTRTPVADRFEAVAATVGRALADAGDPRVLSVAVGVPAPVDPSGRTGSAGNPYWAFVDADLAAGLTARHGWPVLTDNDANLAALAEGWRGSGRGVRDHVTLLAGERLGAGVVVDGRLLRGAHGGVGEMRFLHLVDGVGSADGLGKVLRDLVARAGGTGAAEDVVAAAAAGEELAGSVLEAAAERLARVVATVASLVDPERVVVAGGVAAAPGLADRVNAALPRFLAPPRPLVLTSTLGRDVVVLGALRRALDEVRAGALALSLR; via the coding sequence GTGGCGACGACGGTTTCGGTGACCCGGCGGTTGCGCGACGACAACGCGCTCGCCGTGCTCCACCACGTGTGGGACCTGCCCGCGACCGCGGACGGTCCCGAACCGGGCGTGACCGGCACCGACCTCATCGCCGCGACCGGGCTGTCCCGCGCCACCGTGCACGACGTGTGCGACGAGCTCATCACCCGCGGCTGGCTGCGGGAACTGCCCGACGAGCGGGCCACCGGCACCTACACCAAGGGCCGGCCCGCCCGGCGCTACGGCTTCGAGGCCCGGGCCGGGGTCGTCGTGGGCGTCGACGCCGGCGAGCACCGGATCGCGGTCCGCGTGGCGGACCTGCGCGGGCGCGCCCTGGCCGACACCGCGCTGCAGGTGGCCCACGACCCCACCCGCACGCCCGTCGCCGACCGCTTCGAGGCCGTCGCGGCGACCGTCGGGCGCGCCCTGGCCGACGCCGGGGACCCCCGGGTGCTGTCCGTCGCGGTCGGGGTCCCCGCACCCGTCGACCCCTCCGGGCGCACCGGGTCCGCCGGCAACCCCTACTGGGCCTTCGTCGACGCCGACCTCGCCGCCGGGCTGACCGCCCGGCACGGGTGGCCGGTGCTGACCGACAACGACGCCAACCTCGCCGCGCTGGCCGAGGGGTGGCGCGGCAGCGGCCGGGGCGTGCGCGACCACGTGACGCTGCTGGCCGGTGAACGCCTCGGCGCCGGGGTCGTCGTCGACGGCCGGCTGCTGCGCGGGGCCCACGGGGGCGTGGGGGAGATGCGGTTCCTCCACCTCGTCGACGGCGTCGGCTCGGCCGACGGGCTGGGGAAGGTGCTGCGCGACCTCGTCGCCCGCGCCGGCGGCACGGGGGCCGCCGAGGACGTCGTCGCCGCGGCCGCGGCGGGGGAGGAGCTCGCCGGGTCGGTGCTGGAGGCCGCCGCTGAACGGCTGGCCCGCGTCGTGGCGACCGTGGCCAGCCTCGTCGACCCCGAGCGCGTCGTCGTCGCCGGCGGGGTCGCCGCGGCACCCGGCCTCGCCGACCGCGTCAACGCCGCGCTGCCCCGGTTCCTCGCCCCGCCCCGGCCGCTGGTCCTCACCTCGACCCTGGGCCGCGACGTCGTCGTGCTCGGCGCGCTGCGCCGGGCGCTGGACGAGGTGCGGGCCGGGGCCCTGGCGCTGTCCCTGCGCTAG
- a CDS encoding NAD+ synthase, whose protein sequence is MPQLRVAMAQIDTTVGDLDGNVAAVREWTARAARDGAHLVLFPETAVTGYPVEDLALRPSFVAASRRAVGRLAAEIADDGHGDVAVVVGYVDHHEGRGRPQNCAAVLHGGRVVGRYAKHHLPNYGVFDEYRIFTPGDDLLVARVRGVDVAVAICEDLWQDGGPVQMADDAGAGLLAVLNGSPYERNKDDVRLELVARRAAEAGCPIAYVNAVGGQDELVFDGDSLVVAADGTVLARGPQFRESLVVTDLDLPAAVTTPGWEERIARVTVSEEPVPAYEPRASEVLEPLPDVADVHAAIVLGLRDYVRKNGFRSVIVAVSGGIDSALVASLACDAIGAENVVGISLPSGYSSQHSRDDARELAERCGFEYRQYAIAPMVEAFLATVPLQGVAEENLQARVRGTTIMGLANQEGHLTLATSNKSELAVGYSTLYGDSVGGYAPLKDVPKTLVWELSRWRNAEAAARGEKPPIPENTITKPPSAELRPGQTDQDSLPPYDVLDAVLEDYVEGDKGRADMLAAGFDGALVDSIVTLVDRAEWKRRQFAPGPKISLKAFGRDRRLPITNRWREPQAPASLTPPVDVKTDGTVAGG, encoded by the coding sequence ATGCCCCAGCTGCGCGTGGCCATGGCCCAGATCGACACGACCGTCGGCGACCTCGACGGCAACGTCGCGGCCGTCCGGGAGTGGACGGCCCGCGCCGCGCGCGACGGCGCGCACCTGGTGCTGTTCCCCGAGACCGCCGTGACGGGCTACCCCGTGGAGGACCTGGCCCTGCGCCCCTCCTTCGTGGCGGCCTCGCGGCGGGCCGTGGGGCGGCTGGCGGCCGAGATCGCCGACGACGGCCACGGCGACGTGGCGGTGGTCGTCGGGTACGTCGACCACCACGAGGGCCGGGGCCGGCCGCAGAACTGCGCGGCCGTCCTGCACGGCGGGCGCGTGGTGGGCCGGTACGCCAAGCACCACCTGCCGAACTACGGCGTCTTCGACGAGTACCGCATCTTCACCCCCGGCGACGACCTGCTCGTGGCGCGCGTGCGCGGGGTCGACGTGGCCGTGGCGATCTGCGAGGACCTGTGGCAGGACGGCGGGCCGGTGCAGATGGCCGACGACGCCGGCGCCGGGCTGCTGGCCGTCCTCAACGGCTCCCCGTACGAGCGCAACAAGGACGACGTGCGCCTGGAGCTGGTCGCGCGGCGCGCGGCCGAGGCGGGCTGCCCCATCGCCTACGTCAACGCCGTCGGCGGCCAGGACGAGCTGGTCTTCGACGGGGACTCCCTCGTGGTGGCCGCCGACGGCACCGTCCTGGCCCGCGGGCCGCAGTTCCGCGAGTCCCTGGTCGTCACCGACCTCGACCTGCCCGCGGCGGTCACGACCCCTGGCTGGGAGGAGCGCATCGCGCGCGTCACGGTCAGCGAGGAGCCCGTGCCGGCCTACGAGCCCCGGGCCTCGGAGGTCCTCGAACCGCTGCCGGACGTCGCCGACGTCCACGCCGCCATCGTCCTGGGCCTGCGGGACTACGTGCGCAAGAACGGTTTCCGGTCCGTCATCGTCGCCGTCTCGGGCGGCATCGACTCCGCTCTGGTGGCGAGCCTGGCCTGCGACGCGATCGGCGCGGAGAACGTCGTCGGCATCTCGCTGCCCTCGGGGTACTCCAGCCAGCACTCCCGGGACGACGCGCGGGAACTGGCCGAGCGCTGCGGCTTCGAGTACCGGCAGTACGCGATCGCGCCGATGGTCGAGGCGTTCCTGGCCACGGTCCCGCTGCAGGGCGTCGCCGAGGAGAACCTGCAGGCCCGGGTGCGCGGGACGACGATCATGGGCCTGGCCAACCAGGAGGGCCACCTCACGCTGGCCACCAGCAACAAGAGCGAGCTGGCCGTGGGGTACTCGACGCTGTACGGCGACTCCGTCGGCGGGTACGCGCCGCTGAAGGACGTCCCCAAGACGCTGGTGTGGGAGCTGTCGCGCTGGCGCAACGCCGAGGCGGCCGCGCGCGGGGAGAAGCCGCCGATCCCGGAGAACACCATCACCAAGCCGCCGTCGGCCGAGCTGCGCCCGGGCCAGACCGACCAGGACTCCCTGCCGCCGTACGACGTCCTGGACGCGGTCCTGGAGGACTACGTCGAGGGCGACAAGGGCCGCGCGGACATGCTCGCCGCGGGTTTCGACGGGGCGCTCGTGGACTCGATCGTCACCCTGGTGGACCGCGCCGAGTGGAAGCGCCGCCAGTTCGCCCCGGGCCCGAAGATCTCCCTGAAGGCGTTCGGGCGCGACCGCCGGCTGCCCATCACCAACCGCTGGCGCGAGCCGCAGGCGCCTGCCTCCCTCACGCCGCCGGTGGACGTCAAGACCGACGGCACCGTGGCGGGGGGCTGA
- a CDS encoding alpha-amylase family glycosyl hydrolase translates to MEQPTKDWWRQAVVYQVYPRSFADSNGDGTGDLPGITSRVPHLTRLGVDAVWLSPFYPSALADGGYDVDDHRDVDPRIGTLEQFDELVATLHAAGLKLVVDIVPNHSSDRHPWFRAALAAGPGSPERERYVFRRGRGDDGELPPSDWTAAFGGPAWEPVGDGEWYLHLFTPEQPDWNWAHPDVREDHLETLRFWADRGVDGFRIDVAHALTKDLTEPLPTQAELATLLDGSHPLFDRDEVHDVYVEWRKLFDQYDPPRTAVAEAWVPAHRRARYASPDGLGQAFNFDLLRADFDAEAFRRTVTENLEFAADAGSSSTWVLSNHDVVRHASRYALPAGADQNAWLLSDGRYPRPDVEGGLRRARAATAFILALPGSTYLYQGEELGLAEVADLPAAALQDPTWLRSQGTEKGRDGCRVPLPWTAAGPSHGFGPGGSHLPQPAWFADVAVDRQDGVEGSTLEFYRQALAARRRLRTTEDLTWIPSGADVVAFSRPGGWTVLTNFGPDPVAVPAGELVLSSGPLAGGLVPQDTTVWVRA, encoded by the coding sequence GTGGAACAGCCCACGAAGGACTGGTGGCGTCAAGCCGTCGTCTACCAGGTCTACCCGCGCAGCTTCGCCGACTCCAACGGCGACGGCACCGGCGACCTGCCGGGCATCACCTCCCGCGTCCCCCACCTGACCCGCCTCGGCGTCGACGCCGTCTGGCTCTCCCCCTTCTACCCCTCGGCCCTGGCCGACGGCGGGTACGACGTCGACGACCACCGCGACGTCGACCCGCGGATCGGGACCCTCGAGCAGTTCGACGAGCTCGTCGCCACCCTGCACGCCGCGGGGCTGAAGCTCGTCGTCGACATCGTCCCCAACCACTCCTCCGACCGGCACCCGTGGTTCCGCGCCGCGCTGGCCGCCGGGCCCGGCTCCCCCGAGCGCGAGCGGTACGTGTTCCGCCGCGGCCGCGGCGACGACGGCGAACTGCCCCCCAGCGACTGGACCGCGGCCTTCGGCGGCCCGGCGTGGGAACCGGTCGGCGACGGCGAGTGGTACCTGCACCTGTTCACCCCCGAGCAGCCGGACTGGAACTGGGCGCACCCCGACGTGCGCGAGGACCACCTGGAGACCCTGCGGTTCTGGGCCGACCGCGGCGTCGACGGTTTCCGCATCGACGTGGCGCACGCGCTGACCAAGGACCTCACCGAACCGCTGCCGACCCAGGCCGAGCTCGCCACGCTGCTCGACGGCTCCCACCCGCTGTTCGACCGCGACGAGGTCCACGACGTGTACGTCGAGTGGCGCAAGCTGTTCGACCAGTACGACCCGCCCCGCACGGCCGTCGCCGAGGCCTGGGTGCCGGCCCACCGCCGCGCCCGCTACGCCTCCCCCGACGGGCTGGGGCAGGCGTTCAACTTCGACCTGCTCCGGGCCGACTTCGACGCCGAGGCGTTCCGCCGCACCGTCACCGAGAACCTGGAGTTCGCCGCCGACGCCGGCAGCTCCTCCACCTGGGTGCTGTCCAACCACGACGTCGTGCGGCACGCCAGCCGGTACGCCCTGCCCGCCGGGGCCGACCAGAACGCCTGGCTGCTCTCCGACGGCCGGTACCCCCGGCCCGACGTCGAGGGCGGCCTGCGCCGGGCCCGTGCCGCGACGGCGTTCATCCTGGCCCTGCCCGGCAGCACGTACCTCTACCAGGGCGAGGAGCTCGGGCTGGCCGAGGTCGCCGACCTCCCGGCCGCCGCCCTGCAGGACCCGACGTGGCTGCGCTCGCAGGGGACGGAGAAGGGCCGCGACGGCTGCCGCGTCCCGCTGCCGTGGACCGCCGCCGGCCCCTCCCACGGGTTCGGCCCCGGCGGCTCGCACCTGCCGCAGCCGGCCTGGTTCGCCGACGTGGCCGTCGACCGGCAGGACGGCGTCGAGGGCTCGACGCTGGAGTTCTACCGGCAGGCGCTGGCCGCGCGCCGCCGCCTGCGGACCACCGAGGACCTGACGTGGATCCCCTCCGGCGCCGACGTGGTCGCGTTCTCCCGCCCCGGCGGCTGGACGGTCCTGACGAACTTCGGCCCCGACCCCGTGGCCGTGCCCGCCGGTGAGCTCGTGCTCAGCAGCGGGCCGCTGGCCGGCGGTCTGGTCCCGCAGGACACGACGGTCTGGGTGCGGGCCTAG
- the panB gene encoding 3-methyl-2-oxobutanoate hydroxymethyltransferase: protein MAYAAETPAPRRRTRVHHLQQWKDAGEKWAMLTSYDALTAAVFDEAGIPALLVGDSAANTVFGMPSTLPVTLEHLLPLVRAVVAGAPHALVVADLPFGSYEASDVQAVQSAVRLMKEGGAHAVKLEGGVRTASRVRAVVAAGIPVMGHVGFTPQAEHALGGYRVQGRGEAGGQVLADARAVAEAGAFSVVLEMVPAEVAEQVTRTLAVPTVGIGAGAGCDAQVLVWQDFAGLSGRTATFVRKFADVRAVLSEAAREYAAEVRGGSFPGPEHSF, encoded by the coding sequence GTGGCCTACGCCGCGGAGACGCCCGCGCCGCGCCGGCGCACGCGCGTGCACCACCTGCAGCAGTGGAAGGACGCGGGCGAGAAGTGGGCCATGCTCACCAGCTACGACGCCCTGACGGCCGCGGTGTTCGACGAGGCCGGCATCCCCGCGCTGCTCGTGGGCGACTCGGCGGCGAACACGGTGTTCGGGATGCCCAGCACCCTGCCGGTGACGCTGGAGCACCTGCTGCCGCTGGTGCGGGCCGTGGTGGCCGGGGCGCCGCACGCCCTCGTCGTGGCCGACCTGCCCTTCGGGTCCTACGAGGCCTCCGACGTGCAGGCCGTGCAGTCCGCCGTCCGCCTCATGAAGGAGGGCGGGGCGCACGCGGTGAAGCTGGAGGGCGGGGTGCGGACCGCCTCGCGGGTGCGCGCGGTCGTCGCGGCGGGGATCCCCGTGATGGGGCACGTCGGGTTCACGCCGCAGGCCGAGCACGCCCTGGGCGGCTACCGGGTGCAGGGCCGGGGGGAGGCGGGCGGGCAGGTGCTGGCCGACGCCCGCGCCGTCGCCGAGGCGGGGGCCTTCTCCGTCGTCCTGGAGATGGTCCCGGCCGAGGTGGCCGAGCAGGTCACCCGGACCCTGGCCGTGCCGACCGTCGGCATCGGGGCGGGGGCCGGCTGCGACGCGCAGGTCCTCGTCTGGCAGGACTTCGCGGGCCTGAGCGGGCGGACGGCGACGTTCGTCCGCAAGTTCGCCGACGTCCGCGCGGTGCTGTCCGAGGCGGCCCGCGAGTACGCCGCCGAGGTGCGCGGGGGGTCCTTCCCGGGGCCCGAGCACTCCTTCTGA